The Glycine soja cultivar W05 chromosome 3, ASM419377v2, whole genome shotgun sequence genome window below encodes:
- the LOC114406670 gene encoding uncharacterized protein LOC114406670 → MAGLQQYNFFPTDLLYPRPQPQQASPKPTMLPLQTPNVQDHTQHQQPPRTNATPSTSSAVVYSQKGHSIAAVDDNNKVSKFSSDPLSWLLWMPEDEDENCSDSS, encoded by the coding sequence ATGGCTGGCCTTCAACAATACAACTTCTTCCCCACCGATCTCTTGTACCCTCGTCCACAACCCCAACAAGCTTCTCCTAAACCCACCATGCTTCCCCTCCAAACCCCTAATGTTCAAGATCACACTCAGCACCAACAACCACCAAGGACCAATGCCACCCCTTCAACTTCTTCTGCCGTTGTTTATAGCCAAAAGGGTCATTCTATTGCTGCCGTTGACGACAACAACAAGGTCTCCAAATTCTCATCAGACCCTCTTTCTTGGTTGCTTTGGATGCccgaagatgaagatgaaaattgTTCGGACTCTTCTTGA
- the LOC114406668 gene encoding uncharacterized protein LOC114406668 isoform X1, which translates to MRRHCRLWWPKQLLSNEESSSSILLGWFVTCSPSSLDIIVAFTCSEVLLSSYSPGIEGIIDGTCGSMPSVLEDKSKFSVLGLCVTGPTTSNGLMNGAEDDKKKFSEHGNALQEGGTDGKNNSMSCRCFQLDGSLRKSSQYVLGRSNWVLLMFDSPEQNDVVIHRLPKLHHIHWNGLTVSQYDVHVIIYETPSYGAHHFSLCHSGSNEQAKTSIKNPKWVDELHKKQQFIELDTIILAINCTAAAKRIFETHLVPRRSLSQLSIFPMLYVVIGHLFSKFWASISTMLYIVLQFFQTHFSYESESWAYVKSTNVFMKTAWINMRIRCGQILYWPIFLRENDPRSQSCVEYVEKAAMHRHSMWSTLVVDILLGNLVGWALLYRAESVCLSVLNFMHGFSTFLRSGCVWLMGNPAGFKLNAELAGVLGMASLNAVQIWSTLWIFVGYIFNYIIQGLSVLGILCGFTVPAALVIDMIALATLHISTLHWFISLVYSSQLQALAALWRLFRGRKWNPLRQRLDSFDYTVKQHIVGSLLFTPLLLLLPTTSVFYIFFSIMDTTINLVCLLIEVTISVIHVTPYTKIFLWLVRQGRFPSGIWLEIIGCQSNSTASPSADITDEMTSYKESLHLKDFNREKSSSLVSALHSNYLSIGKIISPHYIHVFLGVSGSSISTVAHGILIGQRMPSMRGTLLPSPMPWTSMHYKEYWRLCHDSLIACFR; encoded by the exons ATGAGAAGACATTGTAGGCTTTGGTGGCCAAAGCAACTTTTATCAAATGAAGAATCATCATCCAGTATTTTGTTGGGGTGGTTTGTCACCTGCTCACCATCATCCCTTGACATTATTGTAGCCTTTACTTGCAGTGAAGTCTTGCTTTCTAGTTATAGTCCTGGCATTGAG GGAATCATTGATGGCACATGTGGGAGCATGCCTTCAGTTCTTGAGGATAAGTCCAAGTTCTCTGTGCTTGGTCTGTGTGTCACTGGCCCTACTACTAGTAATGGTTTGATGAATGGGGCGGAAGATGACAAAAAGAAGTTCTCTGAGCATGGCAATGCTTTGCAAGAGGGAGGTACAGATGGAAAGAATAACTCTATGAGTTGTCGATGCTTCCAGTTAGATGGTTCATTGAGGAAAAGTAGCCAATATGTTCTTGGAAGAAGTAATTGGGTTCTGCTCATGTTTGATTCTCCTGAACAGAATGATGTAGTAATACACAGGCTTCCAAAATTGCATCACATTCATTGGAATGGACTAACTGTGTCACAATATGATGTTCAC GTTATAATTTATGAAACACCCTCTTATGGTGCTCATCATTTCTCATTATGTCATTCGGGTTCAAATGAGCAAGCTAAAACTTCCATTAAAAATCCTAAATGGGTCGATGAGCTTCATAAAAAGCAGCAATTCATTGAATTG GATACAATTATTCTGGCAATTAATTGCACTGCTGCTGCTAAAAGAATTTTTGAGACACACCTGGTCCCAAGAAGATCATTGAGCCAGCTCTCCATATTTCCCAT GCTTTATGTTGTCATAGGGCACCTGTTTTCCAAATTTTGGGCTTCGATCTCCACCATGCTCTATATTGTTCTTCAGTTTTTCCAAACACATTTTAGTTACGAATCAGAATCATGGGCATATGTGAAATCAACAAATGTATTCATGAAGACTGCTTGGATTAATATGCGAATCCGTTGTGGTCAGATATTATATTGGCCAATCTTTCTTCGGGAAAATGACCCCAG GTCACAATCATGTGTTGAATATGTAGAGAAAGCTGCAATGCATAGGCATTCTATGTGGTCTACTTTGGTTGTTGATATTCTCCTGGGAAACTTGGTTGGCTGGGCATTACTATATCGCGCAGAATCAGTTTGCCTTTCAGTTTTGAACTTTATGCATGGGTTTTCCACATTTTTGCGCTCTGGGTGTGTGTGGTTAATGGGAAACCCTGCAGGCTTCAAATTGAATGCTGAGTTGGCAGGAGTACTTGGCATGGCTTCTTTGAATGCAGTCCAGATATGGTCAACACTCTGGATCTTTGTGGGTTACATCTTCAATTATATTATTCAAGGGCTTTCTGTCTTAGGAATCCTTTGTGGATTCACTGTTCCTGCTGCTTTGGTCATAGACATGATTGCACTGGCAACTTTACACATTTCAACTCTTCATTGGTTCATTTCACTTGTATATTCATCACAATTACAGGCATTAGCAGCCTTGTGGCGGCTTTTCAG GGGTCGGAAATGGAATCCTCTGAGGCAGCGGTTGGATAGCTTTGACTATACTGTGAAGCAACACATTGTTGGATCTCTTTTATTTACACCACTTCTACTTCTTTTACCAACTACTTCCGTTTTCTATATATTCTTTAGTATCATGGACACAACCATTAACCTTGTCTGTCTACTGATTGAAGTCACTATTTCAGTAATTCATGTTACCCCTTATACCAAGATATTTCTTTGGTTGGTAAGACAAGGAAGATTCCCTTCTGGAATATGGCTTGAAATTATTGGTTGTCAGAGTAATAGTACTGCCTCTCCAAGTGCTGATATTACTGATGAAATGACCTCATACAAGGAGTCATTGCATCTAAAGGATTTCAATAGAGAAAAATCTAGTAGTCTAGTTTCAGCTCTCCACAGCAACTACTTGAGCATAG GAAAAATTATCTCACCTCACTACATACATGTTTTTTTGGGAGTTTCTGGGTCATCCATCTCCACAGTGGCTCATGGAATACTCATTGGACAAAG AATGCCATCTATGCGTGGCACCCTTCTACCTTCACCAATGCCATGGACGTCCATGCACTACAAAGAGTATTGGCGCCTTTGTCATGATTCACTTATTGCATGCTTCAGATGA
- the LOC114406668 gene encoding uncharacterized protein LOC114406668 isoform X2 has product MRRHCRLWWPKQLLSNEESSSSILLGWFVTCSPSSLDIIVAFTCSEVLLSSYSPGIEGIIDGTCGSMPSVLEDKSKFSVLGLCVTGPTTSNGLMNGAEDDKKKFSEHGNALQEGGTDGKNNSMSCRCFQLDGSLRKSSQYVLGRSNWVLLMFDSPEQNDVVIHRLPKLHHIHWNGLTVSQYDVHDTIILAINCTAAAKRIFETHLVPRRSLSQLSIFPMLYVVIGHLFSKFWASISTMLYIVLQFFQTHFSYESESWAYVKSTNVFMKTAWINMRIRCGQILYWPIFLRENDPRSQSCVEYVEKAAMHRHSMWSTLVVDILLGNLVGWALLYRAESVCLSVLNFMHGFSTFLRSGCVWLMGNPAGFKLNAELAGVLGMASLNAVQIWSTLWIFVGYIFNYIIQGLSVLGILCGFTVPAALVIDMIALATLHISTLHWFISLVYSSQLQALAALWRLFRGRKWNPLRQRLDSFDYTVKQHIVGSLLFTPLLLLLPTTSVFYIFFSIMDTTINLVCLLIEVTISVIHVTPYTKIFLWLVRQGRFPSGIWLEIIGCQSNSTASPSADITDEMTSYKESLHLKDFNREKSSSLVSALHSNYLSIGKIISPHYIHVFLGVSGSSISTVAHGILIGQRMPSMRGTLLPSPMPWTSMHYKEYWRLCHDSLIACFR; this is encoded by the exons ATGAGAAGACATTGTAGGCTTTGGTGGCCAAAGCAACTTTTATCAAATGAAGAATCATCATCCAGTATTTTGTTGGGGTGGTTTGTCACCTGCTCACCATCATCCCTTGACATTATTGTAGCCTTTACTTGCAGTGAAGTCTTGCTTTCTAGTTATAGTCCTGGCATTGAG GGAATCATTGATGGCACATGTGGGAGCATGCCTTCAGTTCTTGAGGATAAGTCCAAGTTCTCTGTGCTTGGTCTGTGTGTCACTGGCCCTACTACTAGTAATGGTTTGATGAATGGGGCGGAAGATGACAAAAAGAAGTTCTCTGAGCATGGCAATGCTTTGCAAGAGGGAGGTACAGATGGAAAGAATAACTCTATGAGTTGTCGATGCTTCCAGTTAGATGGTTCATTGAGGAAAAGTAGCCAATATGTTCTTGGAAGAAGTAATTGGGTTCTGCTCATGTTTGATTCTCCTGAACAGAATGATGTAGTAATACACAGGCTTCCAAAATTGCATCACATTCATTGGAATGGACTAACTGTGTCACAATATGATGTTCAC GATACAATTATTCTGGCAATTAATTGCACTGCTGCTGCTAAAAGAATTTTTGAGACACACCTGGTCCCAAGAAGATCATTGAGCCAGCTCTCCATATTTCCCAT GCTTTATGTTGTCATAGGGCACCTGTTTTCCAAATTTTGGGCTTCGATCTCCACCATGCTCTATATTGTTCTTCAGTTTTTCCAAACACATTTTAGTTACGAATCAGAATCATGGGCATATGTGAAATCAACAAATGTATTCATGAAGACTGCTTGGATTAATATGCGAATCCGTTGTGGTCAGATATTATATTGGCCAATCTTTCTTCGGGAAAATGACCCCAG GTCACAATCATGTGTTGAATATGTAGAGAAAGCTGCAATGCATAGGCATTCTATGTGGTCTACTTTGGTTGTTGATATTCTCCTGGGAAACTTGGTTGGCTGGGCATTACTATATCGCGCAGAATCAGTTTGCCTTTCAGTTTTGAACTTTATGCATGGGTTTTCCACATTTTTGCGCTCTGGGTGTGTGTGGTTAATGGGAAACCCTGCAGGCTTCAAATTGAATGCTGAGTTGGCAGGAGTACTTGGCATGGCTTCTTTGAATGCAGTCCAGATATGGTCAACACTCTGGATCTTTGTGGGTTACATCTTCAATTATATTATTCAAGGGCTTTCTGTCTTAGGAATCCTTTGTGGATTCACTGTTCCTGCTGCTTTGGTCATAGACATGATTGCACTGGCAACTTTACACATTTCAACTCTTCATTGGTTCATTTCACTTGTATATTCATCACAATTACAGGCATTAGCAGCCTTGTGGCGGCTTTTCAG GGGTCGGAAATGGAATCCTCTGAGGCAGCGGTTGGATAGCTTTGACTATACTGTGAAGCAACACATTGTTGGATCTCTTTTATTTACACCACTTCTACTTCTTTTACCAACTACTTCCGTTTTCTATATATTCTTTAGTATCATGGACACAACCATTAACCTTGTCTGTCTACTGATTGAAGTCACTATTTCAGTAATTCATGTTACCCCTTATACCAAGATATTTCTTTGGTTGGTAAGACAAGGAAGATTCCCTTCTGGAATATGGCTTGAAATTATTGGTTGTCAGAGTAATAGTACTGCCTCTCCAAGTGCTGATATTACTGATGAAATGACCTCATACAAGGAGTCATTGCATCTAAAGGATTTCAATAGAGAAAAATCTAGTAGTCTAGTTTCAGCTCTCCACAGCAACTACTTGAGCATAG GAAAAATTATCTCACCTCACTACATACATGTTTTTTTGGGAGTTTCTGGGTCATCCATCTCCACAGTGGCTCATGGAATACTCATTGGACAAAG AATGCCATCTATGCGTGGCACCCTTCTACCTTCACCAATGCCATGGACGTCCATGCACTACAAAGAGTATTGGCGCCTTTGTCATGATTCACTTATTGCATGCTTCAGATGA
- the LOC114406669 gene encoding gibberellin-regulated protein 13-like, with product MARKLSIVVLCIVQMLLLLVENDAEIVVSTVEAPAPQPHKNTTHTLSSAPAPLPHTNTTKSHVPNLQHGITEGSLKPQECGPRCTARCSNTQYKKPCLFFCQKCCAKCLCVPPGTFGNKQVCPCYNNWKTKRGGPKCP from the exons ATGGCGAGAAAACTAAGCATTGTTGTACTTTGCATTGTTCAAATGCTGCTTCTTCTTGTGGAAAACGAT GCTGAGATTGTTGTGTCCACCGTGGAGGCTCCAGCTCCGCAGCCTCACAAGAACACCACCCACACCCTGTCCAGCGCTCCAGCTCCGCTGCCTCACACAAACACCACCAAGTCCCATGTTCCCAAt TTGCAGCATGGCATCACCGAAGGCAGTCTTAAACCACAAG AATGTGGGCCACGTTGCACCGCTAGATGCTCAAACACACAATACAAGAAACCGTGCCTATTCTTCTGCCAAAAGTGCTGTGCCAAGTGCTTGTGTGTGCCTCCTGGAACTTTTGGCAACAAGCAAGTTTGCCCTTGCTACAACAACTGGAAGACAAAAAGAGGAGGACCAAAATGCCCCTGA